In Streptomyces sp. NBC_00704, a genomic segment contains:
- a CDS encoding MerR family transcriptional regulator: protein MPPRSTPSVAPLDDDDYPAYTMGRAAEMLGTTPAFLRALGEHRLITPLRSEGGHRRYSRYQLRVAGRARELVDQGTPIEAACRIVILEDQLEEAQRINDELRAQDGDPSPTGSTVSTSSP from the coding sequence ATGCCCCCTCGCAGTACCCCCTCCGTCGCCCCTCTCGATGACGACGACTATCCCGCCTACACCATGGGCCGGGCCGCCGAGATGCTCGGCACCACCCCCGCCTTCCTCCGCGCCCTCGGCGAACACCGGCTGATCACCCCCCTGCGCTCCGAAGGCGGCCACCGCCGCTACTCCCGCTACCAGTTGCGGGTGGCGGGCCGCGCCCGCGAACTCGTCGACCAGGGCACCCCGATCGAGGCCGCCTGCCGCATCGTCATCCTCGAGGACCAGCTCGAAGAGGCCCAGCGCATCAACGACGAACTGCGCGCCCAGGACGGCGACCCGAGCCCGACGGGCTCGACCGTGTCCACCTCCTCTCCCTGA
- a CDS encoding TetR/AcrR family transcriptional regulator produces MVAAGADLADETGFDRLTMGLLAERLGVRTPSLYKHVGGQEDLNRRIAALALGQAADAVGVAVQGRAGRDALAAAARAFRAFVVEHPGRYAATIGMEPSGPDDPLAAGGARLLDAFTAVLRGYEVAESDVDHALRMLRSLFHGFATLQAAGGFQWKADVDESFEWLIAFADRGLRAG; encoded by the coding sequence GTGGTCGCGGCCGGCGCGGACCTGGCCGACGAGACGGGCTTCGACCGGCTGACGATGGGCCTGCTGGCCGAACGGCTCGGCGTGCGCACCCCCTCCCTGTACAAGCACGTCGGCGGTCAGGAGGACCTCAACCGCCGCATCGCGGCCCTGGCGCTGGGTCAGGCCGCGGACGCCGTCGGCGTCGCGGTCCAGGGACGCGCGGGCCGTGACGCGCTCGCGGCCGCGGCCCGCGCCTTCCGCGCCTTCGTCGTGGAGCACCCCGGCCGGTACGCCGCCACCATCGGCATGGAACCGTCCGGGCCGGACGACCCGCTGGCCGCCGGGGGCGCGCGGCTGCTGGACGCGTTCACGGCCGTCCTGCGCGGCTACGAGGTCGCGGAATCCGACGTGGACCACGCCCTGCGCATGCTGCGCAGCCTCTTCCACGGCTTCGCCACCTTGCAGGCGGCGGGCGGCTTCCAGTGGAAGGCCGACGTGGACGAGAGCTTCGAATGGCTCATCGCCTTCGCCGACCGGGGTCTGCGCGCCGGCTGA
- a CDS encoding DUF2267 domain-containing protein has protein sequence MSSLQERPSAVGMTFEQMLERVRYEGAYPTRARAEESLRAVLAALGRQITGDERVELAARLPHQAARLFTAEIPATENLTGWGFVKDLASRTGGTPATTRWDAGTVLRVVAQLAGEDLLSRILTRLPAGYALLFGCAELVQAA, from the coding sequence ATGTCTTCGCTCCAGGAACGCCCGTCCGCCGTCGGCATGACGTTCGAGCAGATGCTGGAAAGAGTGCGGTACGAAGGCGCGTACCCGACCCGCGCCCGGGCCGAGGAGTCCCTGCGCGCCGTACTGGCCGCCCTCGGCCGTCAGATCACCGGCGACGAACGCGTGGAACTCGCCGCCCGGCTCCCGCACCAGGCCGCGCGCCTCTTCACCGCCGAGATCCCCGCCACGGAGAACCTCACCGGCTGGGGCTTCGTCAAGGACCTGGCGTCCCGCACCGGCGGCACGCCCGCCACCACCCGGTGGGACGCCGGCACCGTCCTGCGCGTCGTGGCCCAGCTCGCCGGAGAGGACCTGCTCAGCCGGATCCTCACCCGGCTCCCTGCCGGCTACGCCCTGCTGTTCGGCTGCGCCGAACTGGTCCAGGCGGCCTGA
- a CDS encoding alpha/beta fold hydrolase: MTEYLAVDGGTIAYEVAGSGPLVVLAHGMGDSRAAYRAVVPALVAAGYRVAAVDLRGCGESSVDWPDWSRTAIAGDLLAVVRRLGGPAVLVGHSVSGGAATIAAAMEPSLITGVVELAPFTRKQSPRLDDLRVRRFRQGMLRLVGAGLLGSVPLWRSYLGLAYPGVRPADWTERLGLIESRLREPGRMKAMQAMGRSAPTDAGARLGDVRSPVLVVMGTLDPDWADPHAEGAAVVDALPSGLGRLKMIEGAGHYPHDQFPDRVASLVLAFLRSEAARA; encoded by the coding sequence ATGACCGAGTACCTGGCCGTCGACGGCGGCACCATCGCGTACGAGGTGGCGGGGTCCGGACCGCTCGTCGTGCTCGCCCACGGCATGGGCGACAGCCGCGCCGCCTACCGTGCCGTCGTCCCCGCGCTCGTCGCGGCGGGCTACCGGGTCGCCGCCGTCGACCTGCGCGGCTGCGGCGAGTCGAGCGTCGACTGGCCGGACTGGAGCCGCACCGCCATCGCGGGCGATCTGCTCGCCGTCGTCCGCCGGCTGGGCGGCCCGGCCGTCCTCGTCGGCCACTCGGTGTCCGGCGGCGCCGCCACCATCGCCGCGGCGATGGAGCCCTCCCTGATCACCGGAGTCGTCGAGCTGGCGCCCTTCACCCGCAAGCAGTCGCCGCGCCTGGACGATCTGCGGGTCAGGCGCTTCCGGCAGGGCATGCTGCGGCTGGTCGGCGCGGGCCTCCTCGGCAGCGTGCCGCTGTGGCGCTCGTACCTCGGCCTGGCCTACCCCGGCGTCCGGCCGGCCGACTGGACCGAGCGGCTCGGCCTCATCGAGTCCCGGCTGCGCGAGCCGGGCCGGATGAAGGCCATGCAGGCCATGGGCCGCAGCGCTCCCACCGACGCCGGCGCCCGGCTCGGCGACGTCCGCTCCCCGGTACTGGTCGTGATGGGCACGCTCGACCCGGACTGGGCCGACCCGCACGCCGAGGGCGCGGCGGTCGTCGACGCGCTGCCGTCGGGCCTCGGCCGCCTCAAGATGATCGAGGGCGCGGGGCACTACCCGCACGACCAGTTCCCCGACCGGGTGGCCTCCCTGGTGCTCGCCTTCCTGCGGTCGGAGGCCGCCCGTGCCTAG
- a CDS encoding YnfA family protein — translation MTVVRSVSLFVVAALFEIGGAWMMWQGIREHRGWAWVGAGVVALGLYGAVATLQSDDHFGRILAAYGGIFVAGSIAWGMIADGYRPDRWDVTGALVCLAGMAVIMYAPRGR, via the coding sequence ATGACCGTCGTGCGTTCCGTGTCCCTGTTCGTCGTCGCCGCCCTGTTCGAGATCGGCGGCGCCTGGATGATGTGGCAGGGCATCCGCGAGCACAGGGGCTGGGCGTGGGTCGGCGCCGGCGTGGTCGCCCTGGGTCTGTACGGCGCCGTCGCCACCCTGCAGTCCGACGACCACTTCGGACGCATCCTCGCCGCCTACGGCGGGATCTTCGTCGCGGGCTCGATCGCCTGGGGCATGATCGCCGACGGCTACCGCCCGGACCGCTGGGACGTGACCGGGGCGCTGGTCTGCCTCGCCGGCATGGCCGTCATCATGTACGCGCCCCGCGGCCGCTGA
- a CDS encoding type III effector protein, with the protein MTTDDQPVARARDVTPASFLAAAALRTIHEALHTARTTPDDGRPDGERPGGDGTGSEQALAALLMLREVRDQLAAWEPGLIEEARDAGASWADLARPLGVSSRQAAERRYLRVRPGNPGSTSEQRVQATRDRRAADRTVTAWARANAADLRRLAGQITALADLPAAARTPLGELSTALAADDAAALVGPLQGTRAYLASGHPDLAARVDDVARHTEALRRHSGDQRRGPRPQASS; encoded by the coding sequence ATGACCACCGACGATCAGCCCGTCGCCCGCGCCCGCGACGTCACTCCGGCGTCCTTCCTGGCCGCCGCGGCGCTCCGCACGATCCACGAGGCCCTGCACACCGCCCGGACGACGCCGGACGACGGGCGGCCGGACGGGGAACGGCCAGGCGGGGACGGGACCGGCTCGGAGCAGGCGCTCGCCGCGCTGCTGATGCTGCGCGAGGTGCGCGACCAGTTGGCCGCGTGGGAGCCGGGGCTGATCGAGGAGGCCCGCGACGCCGGGGCCAGCTGGGCGGATCTCGCCCGGCCGTTGGGCGTCTCCAGCCGGCAGGCCGCCGAACGCCGCTATCTGCGGGTGCGCCCGGGGAACCCCGGGTCCACGAGCGAACAGCGGGTCCAGGCCACGCGTGACCGCCGCGCCGCCGACCGCACCGTCACGGCGTGGGCCCGCGCCAACGCGGCCGACCTGCGCCGGCTCGCCGGGCAGATCACCGCGCTCGCCGACCTGCCCGCCGCCGCGCGGACCCCGCTGGGCGAGCTGAGCACGGCCCTCGCGGCCGACGACGCCGCCGCCCTGGTCGGCCCGTTGCAGGGCACGCGCGCGTATCTGGCGTCCGGCCACCCCGACCTCGCGGCCCGCGTCGACGACGTCGCCCGGCACACCGAGGCGCTCCGCCGCCACAGCGGCGACCAGCGCCGGGGCCCCCGGCCGCAAGCCTCCTCCTGA
- a CDS encoding Hsp20/alpha crystallin family protein, which produces MLMRTDPFRELDRLTQQLLHTPGTWSRPSPMPMDAYREGEEYVIALDLPGVSPDAIDVDVERNMLTVKAERRPAAQADGVQMELSERPLGVFSRQVVLADTLDTEHIKADYEAGVLTLRIPIAERAKPRKVAVGGGSARKEISG; this is translated from the coding sequence ATGCTTATGCGCACCGACCCGTTCCGTGAGCTCGACCGACTCACCCAGCAGCTCCTGCACACGCCCGGCACCTGGTCGCGGCCGTCGCCGATGCCGATGGACGCCTACCGCGAGGGCGAGGAGTACGTCATCGCCCTGGACCTGCCGGGCGTCTCGCCGGACGCGATCGACGTCGACGTCGAACGGAACATGCTGACCGTCAAGGCCGAACGGCGGCCCGCCGCCCAGGCGGACGGCGTGCAGATGGAGCTGTCCGAGCGGCCCCTGGGCGTGTTCTCCCGCCAGGTGGTGCTGGCAGACACCCTGGACACCGAACACATCAAGGCCGACTACGAGGCGGGTGTGCTCACCCTGCGCATCCCGATCGCCGAGCGCGCCAAGCCCCGCAAGGTCGCCGTCGGCGGCGGCTCCGCGCGCAAGGAGATCAGCGGCTGA
- a CDS encoding oxygenase MpaB family protein, with protein MLTTVRDQLGQALFQRVAGPDGPANRARIHDTPGPRWFGPDRPVRVVHGDASMFIGGLSALLLQSLHPLAMAAVAGHSGFRGDPWGRLQRTSTFLAVTTYGTAEDAQRAVDHVRGIHERIRGTTAEGVPYHAADPRLLGWVHAAETDSFLRAHERFGAAPLDADGYDAYVADTARVAEALGVTDPPRDRHELAERLSAYRPELRATPEARSTARFLLLRPPVPLAVRPLYGGLAANAVALLPPWARGMLWLPRVPLVEGLAVRPAGQVLTRAIRWVMTPPGRARPS; from the coding sequence GTGCTGACCACCGTCCGTGACCAGTTGGGGCAGGCCCTGTTCCAGCGCGTCGCCGGACCCGACGGACCCGCGAACCGCGCCCGCATCCACGACACCCCGGGCCCGCGGTGGTTCGGACCGGACCGGCCCGTCCGCGTCGTCCACGGCGACGCCTCGATGTTCATCGGCGGCCTGAGCGCCCTGCTGCTGCAGTCCCTGCACCCGCTCGCCATGGCGGCGGTCGCCGGCCACTCCGGTTTCCGGGGCGACCCGTGGGGGCGGCTCCAGCGCACCAGCACCTTCCTGGCCGTGACGACGTACGGCACCGCCGAGGACGCCCAGCGCGCGGTCGACCACGTCCGGGGCATCCACGAGCGGATCCGCGGGACGACCGCCGAGGGCGTGCCCTACCACGCCGCCGACCCCCGGCTGCTGGGCTGGGTGCACGCCGCCGAGACGGACAGCTTCCTGCGCGCCCACGAACGCTTCGGAGCCGCTCCCCTGGACGCCGACGGCTACGACGCCTACGTCGCCGACACCGCGCGGGTCGCCGAGGCGCTGGGAGTGACCGATCCGCCGCGCGACCGCCATGAGCTGGCCGAGCGTCTGAGCGCCTACCGGCCGGAGCTGCGCGCCACCCCCGAGGCCCGCTCCACGGCACGGTTCCTGCTGCTGCGGCCCCCGGTGCCGCTGGCCGTACGGCCCCTCTACGGCGGCCTGGCCGCGAACGCCGTCGCCCTGCTGCCGCCCTGGGCCCGGGGCATGCTGTGGCTGCCCCGCGTGCCGCTCGTCGAAGGCCTGGCCGTGCGCCCGGCCGGGCAGGTCCTGACCCGCGCCATCCGCTGGGTCATGACCCCGCCCGGCCGCGCCCGTCCCTCGTGA
- a CDS encoding mucoidy inhibitor MuiA family protein, which yields MSTAPQPIPLPVTAVTCLEDRAHVERTARLVLEAGVQRLRLGPVSALAVDRTLHAELTASGAATVLDVRIVRTWQPRGPLPTDEDSAPHRRMRFLEAELEALSRRRDRLRTRLDVLGRLAADLLREIGEGAGSGESEGPRWHRELDRVDAERDSHGERLRAVEAESATVQAELGELQRAVDLAGEEPAELIGHVELTVEAAAAGPAGLRLSHLTPCALWRPAYRAVLDGDALTLETDAMVWQRTGEDWSDVRLTLSTARSALAAEPPRLGEDRLTLQDRSSAERRTVDVEVREEDVADLGPAPVLGLPGVDDGGEVRVLHAPAPVSVPADGRAHRVPLSAFTTTAGTEYACAPELSPLVTQVVRFDNRSGHALLAGPVDLVLRSGYSGRGALEFTAPGAAAELAFGSRDDHRVVRRTEEIRDTSTITQRTLVTRTVRLHLSRFSTPGEHGDQTVVLRERIPVSEVSAVQTRVREDACSPVPDEVDADGIARWNVVLPPGGRRTVTLVYELSASAKVTGL from the coding sequence ATGTCCACGGCACCGCAGCCGATCCCGCTCCCCGTCACCGCCGTCACCTGCCTGGAGGACCGCGCCCACGTCGAACGCACCGCCCGGCTCGTCCTGGAGGCCGGGGTCCAGCGCCTGCGTCTGGGGCCGGTCAGCGCACTGGCCGTCGACCGAACGCTGCACGCCGAACTGACCGCGTCCGGCGCGGCGACCGTGCTCGACGTGCGGATCGTGCGCACGTGGCAGCCGCGCGGCCCCCTGCCGACCGACGAGGACTCCGCGCCGCACCGCCGGATGAGGTTCCTCGAAGCGGAGCTGGAGGCCCTGAGCCGGCGGCGCGACCGGCTGCGGACGCGTCTGGACGTGCTCGGCCGTCTCGCCGCGGACCTGCTGCGGGAGATCGGCGAGGGCGCGGGCTCCGGGGAGAGCGAGGGTCCCCGCTGGCATCGCGAACTCGACCGGGTGGACGCCGAACGCGACTCCCATGGTGAGCGACTGCGCGCCGTGGAGGCCGAGTCGGCGACCGTGCAGGCCGAACTGGGCGAGCTCCAGCGGGCCGTGGACCTCGCCGGGGAGGAGCCGGCCGAGCTGATCGGCCACGTCGAGCTGACCGTCGAGGCCGCGGCCGCCGGTCCGGCCGGGCTGCGGCTCAGCCACCTCACTCCGTGCGCGCTGTGGCGGCCCGCGTACCGGGCCGTGCTCGACGGCGACGCCCTCACGCTGGAGACCGACGCGATGGTGTGGCAACGCACCGGCGAGGACTGGTCGGACGTCCGGCTGACGCTGTCGACGGCGCGCTCCGCGCTGGCGGCCGAGCCGCCCCGGCTCGGCGAGGACCGCCTGACGCTCCAGGACCGCTCCTCGGCGGAACGCCGCACGGTCGACGTGGAAGTGCGCGAGGAGGACGTCGCGGACCTGGGCCCGGCCCCGGTGCTCGGCCTGCCGGGGGTGGACGACGGCGGCGAGGTCCGGGTGCTGCACGCCCCCGCGCCGGTCTCGGTGCCGGCCGACGGACGCGCCCACCGGGTGCCGCTGTCGGCCTTCACCACGACCGCGGGCACCGAGTACGCCTGCGCGCCCGAGCTGTCCCCGCTGGTCACCCAGGTGGTGCGGTTCGACAACCGGTCGGGCCACGCGCTCCTCGCCGGGCCCGTCGACCTGGTCCTCCGCAGCGGGTACAGCGGCCGCGGCGCGCTGGAGTTCACCGCCCCGGGGGCGGCCGCGGAACTCGCCTTCGGCAGTCGCGACGACCACCGGGTCGTCCGGCGGACCGAGGAGATCCGCGACACCTCGACGATCACCCAGCGGACCCTCGTCACCCGCACGGTGCGGCTGCATCTGTCCCGGTTCTCCACCCCCGGCGAGCACGGCGACCAGACGGTCGTCCTGCGCGAGCGGATCCCGGTGTCGGAGGTCTCGGCGGTGCAGACGCGGGTTCGGGAGGACGCCTGTTCACCGGTTCCCGACGAGGTCGACGCCGACGGCATCGCCCGCTGGAACGTCGTCCTGCCACCGGGCGGCCGGCGCACGGTCACGCTGGTGTACGAGCTGTCGGCGAGCGCCAAGGTCACCGGGCTCTGA
- a CDS encoding spore photoproduct lyase family protein, with protein sequence MRRPSTGPDRDPDALFGLDALGSEPAARTPAGPSFRDSDAARRLLPVREIHAEPAAAASPRGRQIIARFPGARVIEVESHWGIPGLHGNEGNVARWVRVKGETLVLGERKSPRTRPNGRSADWIAPGASNGCAMACAYCYVPRRKGYANPVTVFTNIDRIIAHIGRHIARQGPKTEPNQCDPQAWVYDVGENGDCSVDALICDNTADLVHAFRQWPTAKASFATKFVNPDLLALDPRGRTRVRFSVMPPEDSRLLDLRTSPVADRIAAAADFLDAGYEVHFNLSPVVVRPGWEEAWAELLGHLDDVLPDRVKRQAAAEVIMLTHNRELHEVNLGWHPRAEEVLWRPDLQETKRSENGALNVRYAGGDKARAVERLRALVAARAPWLRIRYAF encoded by the coding sequence ATGCGACGCCCGTCCACCGGCCCGGACCGCGATCCCGACGCCCTGTTCGGGCTCGACGCCCTGGGTTCCGAGCCCGCGGCCCGCACCCCCGCCGGGCCGTCCTTCCGCGACTCCGACGCCGCGCGCCGTCTGCTGCCCGTGCGGGAGATCCACGCCGAACCGGCGGCAGCGGCGTCCCCGCGCGGCCGGCAGATCATCGCCCGGTTCCCCGGGGCGCGGGTGATCGAGGTCGAGTCGCACTGGGGCATCCCCGGGCTGCACGGCAACGAGGGCAACGTCGCGCGGTGGGTGCGCGTCAAGGGCGAGACGCTCGTCCTCGGCGAACGCAAGTCACCGCGCACCCGTCCCAACGGCCGGTCGGCGGACTGGATCGCGCCGGGGGCCTCCAACGGCTGCGCCATGGCCTGCGCCTACTGCTACGTGCCGCGCCGCAAGGGGTACGCCAACCCCGTCACCGTCTTCACCAACATCGACCGGATCATCGCCCACATCGGCCGGCACATCGCCCGGCAGGGCCCCAAGACCGAGCCCAACCAGTGCGACCCGCAGGCCTGGGTGTACGACGTCGGCGAGAACGGCGACTGCTCGGTGGACGCGCTGATCTGCGACAACACCGCGGATCTCGTGCACGCCTTCCGTCAGTGGCCGACCGCGAAGGCGTCCTTCGCGACCAAGTTCGTCAATCCCGACCTGCTGGCCCTCGACCCGCGCGGCCGCACCCGCGTCCGCTTCTCCGTCATGCCCCCGGAGGACTCCCGGCTGCTGGACCTGCGGACCTCACCGGTCGCCGACCGGATCGCCGCCGCCGCCGACTTCCTGGACGCGGGGTACGAGGTGCACTTCAACCTCTCCCCCGTCGTCGTGCGTCCGGGCTGGGAGGAAGCGTGGGCGGAGCTCCTCGGCCATCTCGACGACGTCCTGCCCGACCGGGTGAAGCGGCAGGCCGCCGCCGAGGTGATCATGCTGACGCACAACCGGGAACTGCACGAGGTCAACCTGGGCTGGCATCCGCGGGCCGAGGAGGTCCTGTGGCGGCCGGACCTCCAGGAGACCAAACGCTCGGAGAACGGCGCGCTGAACGTCCGCTACGCGGGCGGCGACAAGGCGCGGGCGGTGGAGCGGCTCCGTGCGCTGGTCGCCGCACGGGCCCCCTGGCTGCGCATCCGGTACGCGTTCTGA
- a CDS encoding SRPBCC family protein encodes MAVRHRLIKVSPQTVWDVLSDGNLYAEWVVGTASSEPVRGQWPQVGAAIGFEVRLGPLRLTNETVVRHCVEGSELELEAHAGALGTARIAVELRPWGDHCLVIVDEHPLQGAGGRFHNAGTEALIQLRHRAMLARLDDVCRKQDRSARPDRSRQHSAAAH; translated from the coding sequence GTGGCGGTACGGCATCGTCTGATCAAGGTGAGTCCGCAGACCGTGTGGGACGTCCTCTCGGACGGCAACCTCTATGCGGAGTGGGTGGTGGGGACGGCGTCCTCCGAGCCCGTGCGGGGACAGTGGCCGCAGGTCGGTGCGGCGATCGGCTTCGAGGTGCGCCTCGGCCCGCTCCGGCTGACGAACGAGACCGTCGTCCGGCACTGCGTGGAGGGTTCGGAGCTGGAGCTGGAGGCGCACGCGGGCGCGCTGGGCACGGCGCGAATCGCCGTCGAGCTGCGGCCCTGGGGCGATCACTGCCTGGTCATCGTCGACGAACATCCGTTGCAGGGCGCGGGCGGGCGGTTCCACAACGCGGGCACCGAGGCCCTGATCCAGCTGCGGCACCGTGCGATGCTGGCCCGGCTGGACGACGTCTGCCGGAAGCAGGACCGCTCCGCGCGGCCGGACCGCTCCCGGCAGCACAGCGCGGCCGCCCACTGA
- a CDS encoding DUF4139 domain-containing protein: MTAETAQRWGSALDEVVVYAQGALCRRLARGSVPPDGRVRVTGLPRTMDPGSLRARVTGARAARVVEARVEVEAEPLDEAASDALRREVERRRDEWAAAQGRRDRQLGLIKEIGAVRPVPPARRREDPHRRTPVDAWLGLADFVDERLTALHTRLVELERDLEVAEHAFMVASDRLDRASTDAPSSPVLTTVSAVLTFDVLAGPATAETAEPSAAREGGEVEVEIEYAVPGAVWAPAYRLTHRHGEDGGRLVLRASVAQRTGEDWTGVRIALATADLRRRTDLPRLRSMRIGRRQPSPAPSGWREPPTGLADLFAGYDATGPRPYGAGAPRAVGGMAKGRPLAVGAGPAEDSGGYGETTGHGETGGYGVAGGHGQAAAHGAPPPPPFPGGVQPQAYGSAPPAPAASGPAGGARQRSAGMMPPPTVAMAPMASARPMTPRSPAAAAPGSTPPPTAPSPAVGPPRPSGAELDYPALVLSGPDEQGGRRGRLFPDVPYDPVAAEYRRRAEAVAALPLPGHAVPPRVSAGSFDHRFDAVARADIPSDGAWHTVTVGEIPVGLRTEYVCVPSVEQTVYGTLVLSHATGQALLAGPVEVVVGDDFALTAALPTLAPGGVCRVGLGPAEGIRVTRRTTMHESTSGLRNSTTVLDHRVHVELANRLAGPVTVEVRERVPVTSDADVRVEEHADWSAPRDDAGTEQHAPGTRVWRVELPAGGTTVLDGGYEIRIPTAKALAGGNRRS, translated from the coding sequence ATGACGGCGGAGACGGCACAGCGGTGGGGGTCGGCCCTCGACGAGGTCGTGGTGTACGCGCAGGGGGCGCTCTGCCGGCGGCTGGCCCGCGGCAGCGTGCCGCCGGACGGCCGGGTGCGGGTGACGGGACTGCCGCGCACGATGGACCCGGGATCGCTGCGGGCCCGTGTCACCGGGGCCCGCGCGGCACGCGTCGTCGAGGCACGCGTGGAGGTCGAGGCCGAGCCCCTCGACGAGGCGGCGTCCGACGCGCTGCGACGCGAGGTGGAGCGGCGGCGCGACGAGTGGGCGGCGGCCCAGGGCCGCCGGGACCGGCAACTGGGTCTGATCAAGGAGATCGGCGCCGTGCGTCCGGTACCCCCCGCCCGCCGACGGGAGGACCCGCACCGCCGCACCCCCGTGGACGCGTGGCTGGGCCTCGCCGACTTCGTCGACGAGCGGCTGACCGCGCTGCACACCCGTCTCGTCGAACTGGAGCGGGACCTCGAGGTCGCCGAGCACGCGTTCATGGTCGCCTCCGACCGGCTCGACCGCGCGTCCACCGACGCACCGTCCTCGCCTGTGCTGACGACGGTCTCGGCGGTCCTGACCTTCGACGTCTTGGCCGGACCGGCCACCGCGGAGACGGCGGAGCCGTCGGCGGCCCGGGAAGGCGGCGAGGTGGAGGTGGAGATCGAGTACGCGGTGCCGGGCGCCGTGTGGGCTCCGGCCTACCGGCTCACCCACCGCCACGGCGAGGACGGCGGCCGTCTGGTGCTGCGGGCCTCCGTCGCGCAGCGCACCGGCGAGGACTGGACGGGCGTGCGCATCGCCCTGGCCACCGCGGACCTGCGGCGCCGCACCGATCTTCCCCGGCTGCGCTCGATGCGGATCGGACGCCGTCAGCCCTCCCCCGCGCCGTCCGGCTGGCGCGAGCCGCCGACCGGCCTGGCCGACCTGTTCGCCGGATACGACGCGACCGGCCCCCGCCCCTACGGCGCCGGTGCCCCCAGGGCCGTCGGGGGGATGGCCAAGGGCCGACCCCTGGCGGTCGGCGCGGGCCCCGCCGAGGACTCGGGCGGCTACGGCGAGACCACCGGTCACGGAGAGACCGGGGGTTACGGGGTGGCCGGAGGTCACGGGCAGGCCGCGGCTCACGGCGCTCCGCCGCCCCCGCCGTTTCCCGGCGGCGTCCAGCCGCAGGCCTACGGCTCCGCTCCCCCCGCCCCGGCCGCTTCCGGGCCGGCCGGCGGGGCGCGTCAGCGGTCCGCCGGCATGATGCCGCCGCCCACCGTCGCCATGGCCCCCATGGCCTCGGCCCGCCCGATGACGCCGCGGTCCCCCGCGGCCGCCGCGCCCGGTTCGACGCCGCCGCCGACCGCGCCTTCGCCGGCGGTCGGTCCGCCGCGGCCGAGCGGCGCCGAGCTGGACTACCCGGCGCTCGTCCTGAGCGGCCCCGACGAGCAGGGCGGCCGGCGGGGCCGGCTGTTCCCCGACGTCCCGTACGACCCGGTGGCGGCCGAGTACCGCCGCCGTGCCGAGGCGGTGGCCGCGCTGCCGCTGCCCGGTCACGCGGTGCCGCCCCGCGTGTCCGCCGGGTCCTTCGACCACCGCTTCGACGCCGTCGCCCGCGCCGACATCCCCTCGGACGGCGCCTGGCACACCGTCACCGTCGGCGAGATCCCCGTCGGCCTGCGCACCGAGTACGTCTGCGTGCCGTCCGTGGAGCAGACGGTGTACGGCACGCTGGTGCTGTCGCACGCCACCGGCCAGGCGCTGCTGGCCGGACCGGTGGAGGTCGTCGTCGGCGACGACTTCGCGCTGACCGCCGCGCTGCCCACGCTCGCCCCCGGCGGTGTCTGCCGGGTGGGGCTCGGCCCGGCGGAGGGCATCAGGGTCACCCGGCGCACCACGATGCACGAGTCGACGTCGGGACTGCGCAACTCCACCACGGTGCTCGATCACCGCGTCCACGTGGAACTGGCCAACCGCCTCGCCGGACCGGTCACCGTGGAGGTCCGTGAGCGCGTCCCCGTGACGTCCGACGCGGACGTGCGCGTCGAGGAGCACGCCGACTGGTCGGCGCCCCGCGACGACGCCGGCACGGAGCAGCACGCCCCCGGCACCCGCGTCTGGCGGGTGGAGCTGCCCGCCGGCGGCACCACCGTCCTCGACGGCGGCTACGAGATCCGCATCCCGACCGCCAAGGCTCTGGCCGGCGGCAACCGCAGGAGCTGA
- a CDS encoding DUF6003 family protein translates to MTDDAYLFLLDDATTALGVSPAAVGDLACMDTPAVRAWLAAQGSSATSPLLRLLPPEERGAVPEGAERLPVPLSEEELSRVRRQGAPAALAEVEEELLAYRDCADGRDGLIGRALAAGVPPHRVVELTGVDPTTVTAATGR, encoded by the coding sequence ATGACCGACGACGCCTACCTGTTCCTGCTCGACGACGCGACCACGGCGCTCGGCGTCTCTCCGGCCGCCGTCGGCGACCTCGCCTGCATGGACACCCCCGCCGTGCGGGCCTGGCTCGCCGCGCAGGGCAGCTCGGCGACCTCCCCGCTCCTGCGGCTGCTTCCGCCGGAGGAGCGGGGGGCCGTCCCCGAGGGTGCGGAGCGCCTGCCGGTCCCGCTGAGCGAGGAGGAGCTGTCCCGGGTGCGCCGTCAGGGGGCCCCGGCGGCGCTCGCGGAGGTGGAGGAGGAACTCCTCGCCTACCGGGACTGCGCCGACGGCAGGGACGGCCTGATCGGGCGGGCGCTGGCCGCGGGCGTGCCGCCGCACCGCGTGGTGGAGCTGACCGGAGTGGATCCCACGACGGTGACGGCGGCCACCGGCCGGTGA